A genomic window from Caldicellulosiruptor kronotskyensis 2002 includes:
- a CDS encoding ABC transporter substrate-binding protein, with product MYKKALALVLLIALFIPFLSGCASNDQNMTTLEKIKKTKEFVVGMDNTFPPMEFTDDNNNTVGFDVDLANEIAKKLGAKLKIVAVDWSGIQSALKSKKFDAIISCFSITDERKKAFNLAGPYLYIRQVIAVKKGDSSIKNFEDLKGIKIGVQANTTGDNAVQKMKFINYEKDVTRYERITDAFNDLDIGRIKAVVIDSVVAYYYKKQNPEKFDIAPAQLEREPVGIALRKEDKDLYNEIQKILDQLKKDGTIAKISEKWFGEDITK from the coding sequence ATGTATAAAAAAGCCTTAGCATTGGTTTTATTAATAGCTCTTTTCATTCCGTTTCTAAGCGGATGTGCTTCAAATGACCAAAACATGACAACCTTAGAAAAGATAAAAAAGACCAAAGAGTTTGTTGTTGGTATGGACAACACATTTCCACCAATGGAATTTACTGATGATAACAACAACACAGTGGGATTTGATGTAGACTTAGCAAACGAAATAGCAAAAAAGCTTGGTGCAAAGCTAAAGATTGTTGCTGTTGACTGGAGTGGAATCCAGAGCGCATTAAAATCCAAAAAGTTTGATGCAATTATTTCATGCTTTAGTATAACAGATGAGAGAAAGAAAGCTTTCAATTTAGCAGGGCCATATCTTTACATTCGTCAGGTTATTGCTGTGAAAAAGGGTGACAGCTCCATCAAAAATTTTGAAGATTTAAAAGGGATTAAGATAGGCGTTCAAGCAAACACAACAGGTGACAATGCTGTTCAAAAGATGAAGTTTATAAACTATGAAAAGGATGTCACACGATACGAAAGAATAACTGATGCTTTCAACGACCTTGACATTGGGAGAATAAAAGCAGTTGTGATAGACAGTGTTGTTGCTTACTATTATAAAAAACAAAATCCTGAAAAGTTTGACATAGCACCTGCACAGCTTGAAAGAGAACCTGTGGGAATAGCTTTAAGAAAAGAGGACAAGGACCTGTACAATGAAATCCAAAAGATTTTAGACCAGTTAAAAAAGGACGGGACTATTGCGAAAATATCTGAAAAATGGTTTGGAGAAGACATAACAAAATAA
- a CDS encoding amino acid ABC transporter permease: MTEIVIIKYFPVLLKASVVTIELTAIAVTIGLVFGLVAALFRISKIKLLNYIGSFYVWLFRGTPLLLQIFFIYYGLPKIVPALTLPAFLAGAIALIINSGAYTAEIIRAAILSIDRGQYEAAKALGMTYLQTMRYVIVPQTYKRLIPPIGNEFIALLKDSSLVSTIGMVELMRAAQLKASATGRDAEIYLAALVIYLALTTVFSTIFNWLEKRLGKYEQR; encoded by the coding sequence TTGACCGAAATAGTCATAATAAAATACTTTCCTGTTCTTTTGAAAGCAAGCGTTGTTACAATTGAACTTACTGCGATTGCAGTTACAATTGGGCTTGTGTTTGGACTGGTTGCAGCTCTTTTTAGAATTTCTAAAATAAAGCTTTTGAATTATATTGGCAGCTTTTATGTATGGCTTTTCAGAGGTACACCACTGCTTTTGCAGATATTCTTTATTTACTATGGTCTTCCCAAAATTGTTCCTGCTCTGACACTGCCAGCGTTTTTAGCTGGTGCAATTGCTCTGATTATAAATTCTGGTGCTTACACTGCAGAGATAATAAGAGCAGCAATTCTGTCAATTGACAGAGGGCAATATGAAGCTGCAAAGGCTCTTGGTATGACATACCTTCAGACCATGAGATATGTAATTGTTCCTCAAACATACAAGAGATTGATACCACCAATTGGCAATGAGTTTATTGCGCTTTTGAAAGACTCTTCACTTGTGTCAACAATAGGAATGGTTGAGCTTATGCGCGCTGCACAATTAAAAGCGTCTGCAACAGGAAGGGACGCTGAAATTTATTTAGCTGCACTTGTGATATATTTGGCTCTTACTACAGTTTTTTCTACAATATTTAATTGGCTTGAAAAGAGGCTGGGGAAGTATGAACAACGGTAA
- the ehuA gene encoding ectoine/hydroxyectoine ABC transporter ATP-binding protein EhuA — translation MNNGNAVNNNSKKIIIAKEIVKYFGHNLVLDKVSLEVNRGEVVVIIGPSGSGKSTFLRCLNHLERINSGYIEIDGFVIEDKGLHEKHKKHSSKEIARFCSQIGMVFQRFNLFPHMTALENVIIGPVVVNKMKKEEAVELGMELLEKVGLKDKADSYPAQLSGGQQQRVAIARALAMKPKVMLFDEPTSALDPELVGEVLNVMKELAREGMTMLVVTHEMGFAREVADRVVFMDKGKIVEEGLPEEIFTNPKQERTRQFLQKIL, via the coding sequence ATGAACAACGGTAATGCAGTAAATAACAATAGTAAAAAGATAATAATTGCAAAAGAGATTGTTAAATATTTCGGGCACAATCTTGTGCTGGACAAGGTGTCCTTAGAGGTAAACAGAGGAGAGGTTGTGGTTATAATAGGTCCGTCTGGATCTGGCAAGAGCACTTTCTTGCGCTGCCTTAACCATTTAGAGAGAATCAATTCAGGGTATATTGAAATTGACGGGTTTGTCATCGAAGACAAGGGGCTGCATGAAAAACATAAAAAACATAGCTCGAAAGAGATAGCAAGATTTTGTTCACAGATAGGCATGGTATTTCAAAGATTTAACCTATTTCCTCACATGACAGCACTTGAGAACGTTATAATTGGACCTGTTGTTGTAAATAAAATGAAAAAAGAAGAAGCTGTTGAACTTGGAATGGAGCTTCTTGAAAAGGTGGGGCTTAAAGATAAGGCAGATTCATACCCTGCTCAGCTTTCTGGTGGACAGCAGCAAAGAGTTGCAATTGCCAGAGCTTTAGCTATGAAACCAAAAGTAATGCTGTTTGATGAACCGACATCTGCACTTGACCCTGAACTTGTGGGTGAGGTTTTGAATGTTATGAAAGAGCTGGCAAGGGAAGGTATGACAATGCTTGTTGTGACTCATGAGATGGGATTTGCAAGAGAGGTTGCAGATAGAGTTGTTTTTATGGATAAAGGGAAGATTGTGGAAGAAGGATTGCCTGAAGAAATTTTCACAAATCCAAAACAAGAGAGGACAAGACAGTTTTTACAAAAGATACTGTAA
- a CDS encoding DMT family transporter — protein sequence MSGKRKILADAILLFVTMVWGSSFVLMKNTVLDMNPVAFLAVRFTLAWLIVLVIFWKNLRGLKLREVLYGSIIGFFLFSGMLLQVIGLKYTYASKSAFITGLTVILVPVFVALIERKIPKINVTAGVVLAFAGLWLLSGTKFSNFNFGDFLTLLADLGFVFQIIFIDIFTAKDNINTINIAIFQLMSAAFLYIIFSMIFGLNLTNIKINLIAIVTILITGILGTALAFTAQVFVQKYTTPTHTALIFSAEPVFGAIFSAIIPSGPNNTTEILPLISYVGCGLILIGMVVAELNFDKNLDMELS from the coding sequence TTGAGTGGGAAACGAAAGATTTTAGCAGATGCCATTTTGCTTTTTGTTACAATGGTATGGGGAAGTTCGTTTGTACTCATGAAAAACACAGTTTTAGATATGAACCCAGTGGCATTTTTGGCTGTCAGATTTACACTTGCCTGGCTGATAGTTTTAGTAATATTCTGGAAAAATCTAAGAGGGTTGAAATTAAGGGAAGTTCTTTATGGTAGTATCATTGGATTTTTTCTATTTAGTGGGATGCTATTGCAGGTTATAGGACTAAAATATACGTATGCATCAAAATCAGCTTTTATAACTGGGCTGACTGTCATCTTGGTTCCTGTATTTGTAGCTCTGATTGAGAGAAAGATACCCAAAATTAATGTTACTGCCGGGGTAGTGTTGGCTTTTGCTGGGCTTTGGCTTTTAAGTGGTACAAAATTTTCAAATTTTAATTTTGGTGATTTTCTTACCCTTCTTGCTGACCTTGGGTTTGTGTTTCAAATTATCTTTATTGACATATTCACCGCAAAAGATAATATAAATACAATAAACATTGCAATTTTTCAGCTGATGAGCGCAGCTTTTTTATATATAATATTTTCAATGATATTTGGTCTCAACCTTACAAATATTAAAATAAATCTAATAGCTATTGTTACTATTTTGATAACAGGTATTTTAGGGACAGCGTTGGCGTTTACTGCTCAAGTGTTTGTCCAGAAATACACAACACCCACTCATACGGCACTCATTTTTTCTGCTGAGCCTGTTTTTGGTGCAATTTTTTCTGCCATAATACCGTCTGGACCAAACAACACAACTGAGATTTTACCTTTGATTTCTTATGTAGGATGTGGTTTAATCTTAATTGGGATGGTTGTAGCTGAACTGAACTTTGACAAAAATCTTGATATGGAGTTGAGTTAA
- a CDS encoding MBL fold metallo-hydrolase, translated as MEIVFLGGAKEVGASCVLIKAGGKNILIDSGIRMKEDKLPNLQLLRELGGVDVCLISHAHLDHIGSLPLIAREYPNIFFYTNQPTKDLIKVLLYDSLRIMEIAEDEIPIYAEKNVEDLLDRTLTYGFNYTFEPIEGIKVTFFPAGHILGASMIFIQTQEGSILYTGDFSADRQLTVDKASVPKIRPDVVICESTYGDRLHTNRNFEEERLFNTVAEVISQGGKVLIPAFAIGRAQEIILILRNFMKKRKVSFNVFIDGMVREVIRVYRNNPTYLSSRYYKRVLKGEEIFLADNINVISDKKQREEIISSSDPCVIISSSGMLTGGPSVFYAEKIVQNQNALIAITGYQDEEAPGRKLLELAELPENERKIDLNGKEYEVKCRVEKYGLSAHSDRDRILGFLVTLRPRTVIFAHGSEDAISQISDMAVKELEANIIVPQNGEINSISIEKPRKQLSFFNVKKLNNPELLNEEDLKLLWQYLVENKQESNHITAEHAILIWNGKEFLEKEEVNRVFELLKKSVYFEQNPRKPYLFRILSAQEVEERLKPKPMEQNKMRELAFGMFSEYGLYKVGMDIENKVVTFYFHFPAVSKKIEEKIKEFEKLTLWKVDINPNINLTYASEYVKNLLRDYNVKLLKFSYNPIINAIVVRIKEDFEAMKTISEKFLEETRVNLIFDVEGKKQEEIVDLQKPRMEQNKALLLIDLYFENEKDKIYKKSIKEGGKYIELSFVTPFVGERYKDKIEELSEKTGWDIKVSQSINQVEMINILKEILSKYNVEIQKNPSIYPSTREVKIKLSEGVQEEILKKISDEFFERTGFYIKI; from the coding sequence ATGGAGATAGTTTTCTTAGGTGGTGCTAAAGAGGTTGGTGCGTCTTGTGTTTTAATAAAAGCTGGTGGCAAGAACATCTTAATTGACTCTGGTATAAGAATGAAAGAAGACAAGCTCCCAAACTTGCAACTTCTTCGCGAGCTTGGCGGTGTTGATGTTTGTCTTATTTCGCATGCTCACCTTGACCATATAGGAAGCCTTCCTCTTATTGCAAGAGAATATCCTAATATTTTCTTTTATACAAATCAGCCAACAAAGGATTTGATAAAAGTACTTTTGTATGATAGCTTGAGGATAATGGAGATTGCAGAGGATGAAATACCTATTTATGCTGAAAAGAATGTAGAAGATTTGCTTGATAGAACCCTTACCTATGGATTTAACTACACATTTGAACCCATTGAAGGAATTAAGGTAACATTTTTCCCGGCAGGCCATATCCTTGGCGCTTCCATGATATTTATTCAGACTCAAGAAGGCAGCATACTTTACACAGGCGACTTTTCAGCAGACAGACAGTTGACTGTTGACAAAGCTTCAGTTCCCAAAATTAGACCTGATGTTGTCATATGTGAATCAACCTATGGTGACAGGCTTCACACAAACAGAAATTTTGAAGAAGAAAGACTTTTTAACACAGTAGCAGAGGTTATATCACAAGGTGGAAAGGTTTTAATTCCTGCTTTTGCGATTGGAAGAGCTCAGGAGATTATTCTTATCCTCAGAAACTTTATGAAAAAAAGAAAGGTTAGTTTTAATGTTTTCATTGATGGAATGGTAAGGGAAGTTATAAGAGTTTATAGAAATAACCCTACTTATTTGTCTTCGCGATATTACAAGAGAGTGTTAAAAGGTGAAGAAATATTTTTAGCAGATAACATAAATGTTATATCTGATAAAAAACAAAGAGAGGAAATAATTTCTTCTTCAGACCCATGTGTTATAATTTCAAGCTCTGGTATGCTCACAGGTGGACCTTCTGTTTTTTATGCTGAAAAGATTGTGCAAAATCAAAATGCACTGATTGCAATAACAGGGTATCAGGACGAAGAAGCACCCGGAAGAAAACTTTTAGAGCTTGCAGAACTGCCTGAAAATGAAAGAAAGATTGATCTAAATGGCAAAGAATATGAAGTAAAGTGCAGGGTTGAAAAGTATGGGCTTTCAGCACATAGCGACAGAGATAGAATACTTGGATTTTTGGTAACGCTCAGACCAAGGACTGTCATTTTTGCACATGGCAGTGAAGATGCAATTTCGCAGATTTCGGATATGGCAGTAAAGGAGCTTGAAGCAAATATAATTGTTCCACAAAATGGTGAGATAAATTCAATTTCAATTGAAAAGCCAAGAAAGCAGCTATCATTTTTCAATGTTAAGAAACTGAACAATCCAGAACTTTTAAATGAAGAGGACTTGAAACTTTTGTGGCAGTACCTTGTAGAGAATAAACAAGAGTCAAATCATATAACTGCTGAACATGCCATTTTGATTTGGAATGGGAAAGAATTTTTAGAAAAAGAGGAAGTAAATAGAGTATTTGAACTTTTAAAGAAGTCGGTTTATTTTGAACAAAATCCCAGAAAACCCTACTTGTTTAGAATTTTATCTGCCCAAGAGGTAGAAGAAAGGTTAAAGCCAAAGCCTATGGAGCAGAACAAAATGCGAGAGCTTGCATTTGGAATGTTTTCAGAATATGGACTGTATAAGGTTGGTATGGATATTGAAAACAAAGTGGTTACATTTTACTTTCACTTTCCAGCTGTTTCAAAAAAGATTGAAGAAAAAATAAAGGAATTTGAAAAATTGACACTCTGGAAAGTTGACATAAATCCCAATATTAATCTGACATATGCTTCAGAATATGTTAAAAATCTTCTAAGAGATTATAATGTTAAGCTTTTGAAATTTTCGTATAATCCTATAATAAATGCTATTGTGGTAAGAATAAAAGAAGATTTTGAAGCAATGAAGACTATATCCGAGAAATTTTTGGAAGAAACTAGAGTTAATCTAATATTTGATGTAGAGGGCAAAAAGCAAGAGGAAATTGTAGATTTACAAAAGCCAAGGATGGAGCAAAACAAAGCACTTCTTTTGATTGACCTCTATTTTGAAAATGAAAAAGATAAAATTTACAAAAAAAGCATTAAAGAAGGTGGAAAATATATAGAACTTTCGTTTGTGACACCTTTTGTGGGTGAGAGGTATAAAGACAAGATTGAGGAACTATCAGAGAAAACTGGATGGGATATAAAAGTGTCTCAGTCAATAAATCAGGTTGAGATGATAAACATATTAAAAGAGATATTGTCAAAATATAATGTAGAGATTCAAAAAAATCCCAGTATTTATCCTTCAACAAGAGAGGTAAAGATAAAACTAAGTGAAGGGGTACAGGAAGAAATTTTAAAAAAAATATCAGATGAATTTTTTGAAAGGACGGGATTTTACATTAAAATTTAA
- a CDS encoding C-GCAxxG-C-C family protein, whose translation MNRSELAKEKFLSGFTCSQAVFSTYSTELGLDEKNAAKIACPFGGGLGSLGHVCGAVTGALMLIGLKYGSSEPKDKESKANAYSKVREFVKKFEERNKTIICKELLDCDISTPEGRKYAEENGLFKKVCPKFVKDAAEIIEEMLFKKE comes from the coding sequence ATGAACAGAAGTGAACTTGCCAAGGAAAAATTCCTAAGTGGATTTACCTGTTCTCAGGCAGTCTTTTCCACTTACAGTACTGAGCTCGGCTTGGACGAAAAAAACGCAGCAAAGATTGCTTGCCCTTTTGGTGGCGGTTTAGGAAGCTTAGGCCATGTATGCGGAGCAGTTACAGGCGCTTTGATGTTGATTGGATTAAAATACGGAAGTTCGGAGCCTAAAGACAAAGAATCAAAAGCAAATGCATACTCAAAGGTTAGGGAATTCGTAAAAAAGTTTGAAGAAAGAAACAAAACTATAATATGCAAAGAATTATTGGATTGTGATATCAGCACACCTGAGGGAAGAAAGTATGCAGAAGAAAATGGTTTATTTAAAAAGGTTTGCCCCAAATTTGTAAAAGATGCAGCTGAGATAATTGAGGAAATGTTATTTAAAAAAGAATAA
- a CDS encoding ISL3 family transposase: MLNHNYITELLKSKDIILHQVVESEKEVELHISQTQKPHECPKCGSITSKIHDYRVQRVKDVPIMGKRTYLVLRKRRYVCKECGKKFFEHINFLGKRQRMTNRLAAYIISQLSSLSSMKEVARQTNVSVTTVMRLFDKVSPTKKIEDFSSEAICIDEFKGNVGGAKYQCIIVDPVKKQIVEILKDRRQDVLIEYFKRLKDRDKVKYFVCDMWRQFVETAKIYFKNAKIVIDKFHFTRYVYWALENVRKRVQKELEDNLRKYFKRSRKLLLKSYEELTAEQREELEVMFWYSRDLRKAHRLKEEFRKVLESSNSAQAKVELKKWIEAAERSGLSEFCRCIKVFRNWFSEIVNSFDVPYTNSVTEGFNNKIKVLKRNAFGYRNFERFRKRILYSCGS, from the coding sequence GTGCTCAATCATAATTATATCACAGAACTTTTGAAATCAAAAGATATCATTCTCCACCAAGTAGTAGAAAGCGAAAAGGAGGTAGAACTGCACATAAGTCAGACGCAAAAACCTCACGAGTGTCCTAAGTGTGGTAGTATCACAAGCAAGATACATGATTATCGTGTCCAAAGAGTAAAGGACGTACCAATAATGGGTAAGAGAACATATTTAGTTTTAAGAAAGCGAAGATATGTTTGCAAAGAATGTGGAAAGAAATTTTTTGAACACATAAATTTTTTAGGCAAGAGACAAAGAATGACAAATAGATTAGCAGCATACATTATAAGTCAGCTCAGTAGCTTAAGCAGTATGAAAGAAGTGGCAAGACAGACAAATGTATCAGTTACAACAGTTATGAGGTTATTTGATAAGGTAAGTCCTACCAAGAAAATAGAGGATTTTTCTTCTGAGGCGATATGCATAGATGAATTCAAAGGAAATGTAGGTGGAGCTAAATATCAGTGTATAATTGTGGACCCTGTGAAAAAGCAGATAGTAGAAATTTTAAAAGACAGAAGACAAGATGTTTTGATTGAATATTTTAAGAGATTGAAGGATAGGGATAAAGTAAAATATTTTGTATGTGACATGTGGAGACAATTTGTGGAGACAGCAAAGATATATTTTAAAAACGCGAAAATAGTAATAGACAAATTTCATTTTACAAGATATGTGTATTGGGCGTTAGAAAATGTAAGGAAGAGAGTACAAAAGGAATTAGAAGATAATTTAAGGAAGTATTTCAAGAGAAGCAGGAAACTACTGTTAAAGTCTTATGAAGAACTTACAGCGGAGCAGAGAGAAGAGTTAGAAGTGATGTTTTGGTACAGTAGAGATTTAAGGAAAGCGCATAGACTCAAGGAAGAATTTAGAAAAGTTTTGGAAAGCAGTAATTCAGCACAAGCAAAAGTTGAATTAAAAAAATGGATAGAGGCAGCAGAGAGAAGTGGCCTTTCTGAATTTTGCAGATGTATAAAGGTTTTTAGGAACTGGTTTTCAGAGATAGTAAATTCATTTGATGTTCCATATACAAATAGTGTAACAGAAGGTTTTAACAATAAGATAAAAGTTTTAAAGAGAAATGCATTTGGATATAGAAATTTTGAGAGATTTAGAAAGAGGATTTTATACAGTTGTGGTAGTTAG
- a CDS encoding 4Fe-4S dicluster domain-containing protein: protein MAKNWYPIIDKEKCIQCYQCVNFCPHDVYEIGQDGYPNVKNPDNCVEFCRGCQKICPNEAIKYFGEER, encoded by the coding sequence TTGGCTAAGAATTGGTATCCTATCATAGACAAAGAAAAATGTATTCAGTGTTATCAATGCGTAAATTTTTGCCCTCATGATGTCTATGAGATAGGTCAAGATGGATATCCAAATGTAAAAAATCCTGATAATTGTGTTGAGTTTTGTAGAGGATGTCAAAAAATCTGCCCTAATGAGGCTATAAAGTATTTTGGAGAGGAGAGGTGA